A single region of the Alosa alosa isolate M-15738 ecotype Scorff River chromosome 6, AALO_Geno_1.1, whole genome shotgun sequence genome encodes:
- the zgc:103625 gene encoding methyltransferase-like 26 B has product MLLSPAADRNQDDILSVLSEILEEQSHKELFGLELGSGTGQHVVHFAQELTYVTWLPTDIKEESRASIRAYIGATKVKRVLEPVHLDASEPWDKWAGLPRSSCDVIVAINLFHVSSFKTAEGVFQGAGEILKNNCCLMTYGPYAMNGIIIPPCNEELDRNLRERNPEWGLPDIDVLRQIAFTNGMRMERMVDMPESNKCLVFRKI; this is encoded by the exons ATGCTGCTATCCCCTGCCGCTGACAGGAATCAGGATGATATACTGTCAGTGCTGTCGGAGATTCTGGAGGAGCAGTCCCACAAAGAGCTGTTTGGCCTGGAGCTGGGGTCTGGCACTGGGCAGCATGTCGTGCACTTTGCCCAGGAACTGACCTACGTCACCTGGCTTCCAACAGATATCAAAGAGGAGTCTCGGGCAAG TATCCGTGCTTACATTGGGGCAACGAAAGTGAAGCGTGTTCTAGAACCTGTGCACCTGGATGCTAGTGAGCCCTGGGACAAGTGGGCAGGCCTTCCTCGTAGCTCCTGTGATGTGATCGTAGCCATCAACCTCTTCCATGTCAGCTCCTTCAAAACAGCAGAG GGTGTGTTTCAAGGAGCTGGTGAGATTCTGAAAAATAATTGCTGTCTAATGACATATGGG CCTTATGCAATGAATGGGATCATCATACCTCCATGCAACGAGGAACTGGATAGAAATCTGCGTGAGAG AAACCCTGAATGGGGCCTTCCTGACATTGACGTTCTGAGACAGATTGCCTTTACCAATGGAATGCGCATGGAGCGAATG GTTGACATGCCGGAGAGCAACAAATGCTTGGTCTTCAGGAAAATCTGA